One Candidatus Woesearchaeota archaeon genomic window, CCTGAAGAGAACGTTTAAATAGCTTGGACGTCTTTTCTTGCTCGAAAGCAATGAGTGTTGATGCCACGTTTGTTATTTTGGGAGCCACGGGGGACTTAGCCAGGCGCAAGCTCATCCCGGCATTGTATCGCCTCGTGCTTGACGGCCACGTGCGATCGTTTCACGTTGCGCTGGCTGCGAGGAGGCGTGTTGCCGTGCAAGAGGTGCTTGGAGGTGCGCTTCCCTTTATTGGCGAGGTTGAGAGTCGCGCATGGAACCGGCTCAGTAAGAACGCGTCTTATCATGTTGTTGACTTCGAAAAAGGCGAAGGTTTTGAAGATCTTTGCTCGTCCATTGCAAAGAAGAAAGGCGTGCGGGTTTTTTACCTCGCAACGTTGCCGGAACATTTTGAGAAGATTACAAAGAGTTTGAAGCAGTCCGGATCGGTTCGTCCTGAGGACCGCGTCATGTTCGAAAAGCCGTTTGGGCATGACCGCTCTTCTGCGAGGAAGCTCAACAGCGTGCTCCATTCGTTGTTTTCAGAGCGGCAGCTCTTCCGCGTTGATCATTACTTGGGCAAGGAACTGGTTGAAAACATTGTTGTTCTCCGATTTGCAAACAAGGTGTTCGGCCCGTTGTGGAACCGGAACGGTGTGGAGTCAATTCAAGTCATCCTGAGCGAAACGGTCGGCATGGAGGGACGGCGCGGCTCTTTTTATGATCGGCAAGGCGCGCTAAGGGATGTTGTGCAAAGTCATATGCTCCAGCTTCTCGCGCTGGTCACGATGGACGAGCCCGCATCTTTGCAAGGTGATTCGCTGCGAATGGCAAAGGCCGCCATCCTTGCAAAGCTTCGTGTAAAAGACGTTTTGTTAGGGCAGTATGAAGGGTACATTAGAGAAGCGGGCGTTGCCAAGGCGTCTCGCACAGAAACGTTTGCCGCCTTGCATCTCGAGCTGCAGCACCCTTCTTGGCGCAGGGTTCCTCTCTTGCTCGTGACCGGGAAGTGCTTGGACAAAAAAGAAACCGCTGTTCACATCAGCTTTCGGAGAGTTCCGTGCCGTTTTGCATCGTGCCCTGAAGAAACGA contains:
- the zwf gene encoding glucose-6-phosphate dehydrogenase, with translation MSVDATFVILGATGDLARRKLIPALYRLVLDGHVRSFHVALAARRRVAVQEVLGGALPFIGEVESRAWNRLSKNASYHVVDFEKGEGFEDLCSSIAKKKGVRVFYLATLPEHFEKITKSLKQSGSVRPEDRVMFEKPFGHDRSSARKLNSVLHSLFSERQLFRVDHYLGKELVENIVVLRFANKVFGPLWNRNGVESIQVILSETVGMEGRRGSFYDRQGALRDVVQSHMLQLLALVTMDEPASLQGDSLRMAKAAILAKLRVKDVLLGQYEGYIREAGVAKASRTETFAALHLELQHPSWRRVPLLLVTGKCLDKKETAVHISFRRVPCRFASCPEETNAVSIHVQPKPQVVLTLNAKVPGLDGGIAPVPLAFDYEYAFGPNTPVAYETLLLSVLHGRNETFVHAREVDESWRVIDAARRLPARIHHYKKGSSGPLALRVWKRSKQVRWKI